DNA sequence from the Mangifera indica cultivar Alphonso chromosome 18, CATAS_Mindica_2.1, whole genome shotgun sequence genome:
TGTTACTAGCAGCTGACACCATAACTCCAGGAGGGTTCATCCAGGATGGTGACAAACTGGTTTCTTCAGCCCAAAGGTTTGAGCTTGGCTTCTTCTCTCCTGGACAATCAAAAAGCAGGTACCTTGGAGTATGGTACAAGCAGAGCCCTGAGAAAGTCGTGTGGGTTGCAAATAGAAACAATCCGATTCCTGATTCTAGTGGAAGTTTAGCCATTAGCGATGATGGAAACCTTCTTCTTCTCAATGGGTTAAAGGGGGTGATCTGGTCTTCAAACATTTCTAGGAAACTAGAAAATCCAGTGGCACAATTATTGGACAATGGAAATTTTATCGTTAAGGATAATTTTAGCTCAAATGTTTCTGAAAGCTATCTTTGGCAGAGCTTTGATTCTCCAACAGATATATTGCTACCTGAAATGAAGCTGGGAAGGAACTTGAAGGCGGGTTTTGATATGTATTTAACCGCATGGAGAAGTGCTGATGATCCATCTTATGGAGACTTTACTTTCAAACTCGATATTCATTTGTTATCTCAAATGGTAATTTACAATCGATCAGTGAAGTTTGCTCGTACTGGGCCATGGAATGGAGCTTTCTATGGAGGCATACCCACAAAGGCAAACTTGCTGTTTGTGCCGATTATGGTGAATAATCAGGATGAGTATACTTACAGGTATGAGTCTTTCAATAATCCCGTTGTCATGctgttaaaattgaataattctgGTATGATACAATGGCAAGTATGGAATGAGAGGACTACTGGATGGGATGTTGTGTATACAGCGCCTGAAGGTTTGTGTGGACATTATAGGCATTGTGGGGCTAACAGTGTATGCGACAATGACAAGACTCAAATTTGTGAGTGTTTAAAGGGGTTTGAGCCCAATTCACAGTCTAACCAGACTTCATTTAATGGATGTGTGAGACATTCGCAATTGGATTGTAAAGGCGGAGATGGATTTATAAAGCTTGATGGGATTAAACTGGCTGACTTGATAGATGTTTCTCTGAATGAGAGTATGAGTCTTGCAGAATGTGAGGCTAAATGCTTGAATAACTGTTCTTGCCAAGCTTATATTAATTCCAATGTAACTGGTGGAGGCAGTGGCTGTTTAATGTGGTTTGGGGATTTGATTGATATCCGAAAGCTTGTTGAGAACCGAGGGACACAGGATATCTTTATTCGAGTGCCTGCTTCAGAACTAGGTATGTGTATTTAGTTATTCATAGTGCTATTCTTTTCACTTTTAGGCTAGAGTTATTTAGTTGCTCTTGAAATTAACGCTGTTTTTCTTGTACATATCGCTattgttttatgcatttttggGGGACTCAACTCCTGTCATTCCCAACTTGGTAATCAATTTGTGCCATTTATATGGTGAATTCTTGAAGACTGGCTATTGTAATCTGCTTCATTGTTTTGCTTTATAGGCACAAACTCAAGCGTTCAGAGTTCTACAGATAATAAGAATAAAGGAAACGGTAAGCCTATATGGACAATTTTCATACCAATCCTAACTCTGGCAATGGTTATTTTGGGTTTCATTGTTACTTATGTGAGGAGAAGCATCAGAAGCAAAGGTAAAACTTCTCACAGAATGGTTTAAGTGGTATATGGTTATATCTTCAATGCTATAACATTAATTACTTCACAAATTCAGGGGAGGATCTGTTGCAATTTGATGTTAGTATGGGCCTGGATGATGACCATGCGGAGCTTACCGAAGTAAAGAAGCCTGGAGAAAGCAGGAGTAGAAAGGAAGTAAAATTGCCATTATTCAGTTTTGCTAGTGTTTCTGCTGCGACAGAAAATTTCTCATCCACAAATATGCTTGGTGAAGGGGGATTTGGACCTGTTTACAAGGTAAGTTTCTTATGTTCTCACCAGCAATGCTAAAGCTGATTGGTAATTGGTGTCAGAATTTCGAAGTAAAACTTTGTTAAGTTAATGTTAAGTAATGTTTCAGGGAACATTACTGAAAGGAGATCAAATAGCTGTCAAAAGGCTCTCCAAAAGATCCGGACAAGGATGGGAGgaattaaaaaatgaagcaaTTCTCATAGCTAAGCTCCAACATAAGAATCTTGTTAGACTTTTGGGCTGCTGCATTGAACAAGATGAAAAGATTCTGATCTATGAATACATGTCGAATAAGAGCTTGGATATCTTTCTCTTTGGTTTGTGTTTCTCACAGTTTCATATGCATGTTTGATTGTACATTTTCGTTGTTTTCTTCTTGGGGTCTACTTATTTCTTGGCTcatatctttttcatttttcttattagaTCCTGAGAAGCGTAAATTGTTAGATTGGACTATACGTGTTCGAATTATTGAAGGGATTGCTCAAGGACTTCTCTACCTTCATGAATATTCTAGATTGCGAATTATTCATAGGGATTTGAAAGCTAGTAATATATTGTTGGATAAAGATATGAATCCTAAAATTTCCGATTTTGGAATGGCAAGAATATTTGGAGGGGATGAGCTGCAAGCGAACACACAGAGGATTGTTGGAACTTAGTAAGTAAATGATGCAGCTAAACTTGAAGATTCCTATGTGTTATGCATGAAGTTATTATCATGAATTTACTAATTATCCTAATGATTTTTGAATCACAGTGGATATATGCCCCCAGAATATGCCCTTGAAGGCGTCTTCTCAATAAAATCTGATGTCTTTAGCTTTGGGGTGTTGTTATTGGAGATTATCAGTGGCAAGAAGAACACCGGTTTCTATCAGGCCGAGTCTGTCAATCTTCTGGGTTATGTAAGTAACAAAAAACAAACctagttttattatttcaaactGTTTTCTTTTCGACTTATTTTTACTGAAGTGATTTCTCATTTGTTGATGTAAGGCATGGGATAAATGGACAAATGACAGGGCACTGGACATGATGGATCCAGTATTAGAAGATTCAGCCTCTGAGCATATATTGCCAAGATATGTCAACATTGGGCTGCTTTGTGTTCAAGAAAATGCAGAAGATAGACCTTCCATGTGTGATGTTGTCTCCATGCTCATGAATGAAACTGCAACACTATCTTCTCCAAAACAACCTGCTTTTGCACACGTAAGAAGTCAGGGCAGTTCTAGGCCGTCCGTCACTAGACCAGAGAATTGTTCTGTCAACGATATAACTGTTACAATTATGGAACCCCGTTAACTTTAAGTACTTCCATGATCGATGTCaggtgtatatattttgttgtgtATGTGCTTAGTGgagataaatttatacatacagTTCAGTTTTCGAGAAATGGTGTCTTTTGAGCTCAAATGTGTTGGGGGTGCTCGACTCTTAGGTGCgttttgttagaaaatttccTGAATGTGGATAAACAttgatattcttttaatttaatgaaatgtAGGTAAATGTATAATCCTGTGAATTATGTTTTATACGCATATTGTGATCAATTTTGTCGAATGTCTCAtacactttataaataaaatatggtTATGATGATATGAGTGTGTGCTATTGAGTTTATTGAACTTGTGATGGGAGAGTccaataaactattataaaaaatgttaggTCCTCTTTCTAATACAAGCACGGTAAATCAcctattaaaatatcattattctGGAAACATACGAAGAAAGAACACCAGTTTCACTAAATGGATAATAGATTGGATTTGAAATTGATTCTGCATCAACTATGGAACATCAAGTTTGTCTGAATCCGTAGAACTTTTAATTTCTGTCTTTTATAACATTTATGTATATCATGGATCAATATTAGTTATTGATATCAATGTGATTGGATTATGCATGAATATATTTGTTAGAATTCGTATGAATTAATCCCGCATGTTTGTCTTTGATCTGTCTCATAAAAAACATTGAATATTGCAAAATTTATTCCTTGGATTGATCTGTCTGGTCAACTTTGGAAGTAACAAGATATCAAATATTGATCCAAGAGAAAATGGTCAACATTATTGTGCTGTAGAAGTCACAGCTGAAGAGAACTTCTTGCTGGTTTTCTTTTTGTCTATAGAATAGTTGATGCTGTCACTGATAACATCATCCCAgaatatgaaattttcaatcTATGCTTCTGTGGACAAAAGATAATCCTGAGTGACTTCAAATCTACTGCATAATATGAAAAACGTTTTAGCATGACAAAATATAATGCCTATGAAAACCTTTTAGTGTGCTTTTATTGTTTGGTTTCTGATGGGTTATCCAAGGGTGGATACGAACCGAGCGTGTCTGAACACCTCCtggtttaagtttgacttgaataaaaaatattttgactaGAATTCGGTTCAAGTTCATTAAGCTGAAATTAAGGTGAcctaagtttggtttgaataaaaaatagttctaTTCGAATTCATAACTCGAATTTGTGATTCAGATTAGTGGTTTGAGTTTCTGGCGAATTAATAAAACAAGGTTGTTTTACCCAATAAGGGGTACAaagacatcattttgtataaattcgAACTACAAATCCAAGTCATAAATTCATGTCAAACTCTAACAATAaatctaaactataaatttaaactatgaatttaagttaaattaaaacCAATCTAAGTCAAACACCCTATTAGCTTGAGTtcaacttagttttaaaaacaagtCATTCTTTCAGTTcgaatttgaactaaacaaatttgaattgagttaaactaACTTTCGAGATTAAGCTAACTTGATTCAGATCAACCTAGGTTCTTGTGTCCAAGTTTGTTTAAGAGATTACCTTGGGTGGTTGTAATATAATCTTTTGAGATCAGTTCAATCAAAGGAGATTATACTTTTGATCTTTGATCCTGAACTTTGTGGAgtaaatgttagaaaattttatttcttacatTGGACCTACGTATTAATACAATAGACATTGtatattcttaataattttgaataatatcaatagAGTCGGTTTTGTTATGATCAAAtgtagtaataaaattattgtgttttaaaTACGTTTCATTGATGTTTTTTGTATGAGTTTTGTAACGGATAAATGAcatacatattatattttattatttatgataagataaatattatatataatataatacaatataattaaGTTGAGGTCGTTAATTCAAACTctattataagatatttttttttataataaatgggTTTTATGGAAGACGATGAAAAAcattgattttatgttgttatgaaatttaatatactttcgcaaatatctttttttataaatttgacatATGATCTTGGTTCGATGAATTTAGATAAGTGTCACCCTCAAAGTTAGTGATATCAAAGAACAAGGGAAAATCATGGTTTGATGATTGATTCTcataaatttgaagtttgatGACTCATTTATATGGATTTTTAGAATTTGATGATTGATTccaaatgtatatattatttgaacaCATGCAGCCACTTGAGCATCTCCTTGTCCTCATCATTCATAAGGAATGAATATGCTCCTCATTGATCCTCTAGAGACAAAGCGCGATGAAGCGGGATGATGTTCGTGGGTCTTCATCGTGCTTCTTTGGACGCTTTGATTTGTTTCAATTGGACATgcttcgtcctaaagaagaagatgggtGGAAAGGCTGGTTGTTGGCTAGAAAGGGGTTGTaattagagaaagagaaaaaaaatttttaggggagaaaatgtgacttttcaaactttgagtgagaaaaacagttagttttaaaaactaaagaagaatatgattaattttagttttttaaatatttttgactaaataatatttttactcttgTAACTATTAGCAAACTTTTCTCACAGTTTCATATACATGTTTGATCGTACTTATTCGGTGTTTTCTTGTTGGGGTCTACTAATTTCTTGGCTCATATCTTTCTCATTTAATTATTAGATCATAAGAAGCGTAAATCGTTACATTGGACCATACTTGTTCAAATTATTGAAGGGATTGCTTAAGGACTTCTCTATCTTCATAAGTATTCTAGGTTGCAAATTATTCATAGAGATTTGAAAGctagtaatatatttttgggtAAAAACATGAATCCTAAAATTTCTGATTTTGGAATGGCAATAATATTTGGAGAGGACAAGCTACGAGCAAACACGTAGAGGATTGTTGGAACTTAATAAGTAAATGATGCAACTAAACTTAAAGATTCCTATCCGCTACCTAAAAATTCTCTTTACCTAAGTTATGCATGAAATTCTTATCATGAATTAACTAATTACCCCCAATGATTTTTGAATTACAGTGGATATATGCCCCCAGAATATGCCCTTGAAGGTGTCTTCTCAATAAAATCTGATGTCTTTAGCTTTGGGGTGTTGTTACTAGAGATTATTAGTGGCAAGAAGAACACCGGTTTCTATCAGTCTGAGTCTCTCAATCTTCTGTGTTATGTAAGTAACAAAAACCAGACctagttttattatttcaaacttcctttttttaaaaagaaaacttattttTGCTGATGCAATTTCTCATTTGTGGATGTAAGGCGTGGGATAAGTGGACAAATGACAGGGCACTGGACTTGATGGATCCAGTATTAGAAGATGCAGCCCCCAAGCAACAGCACAACAATCCCAGCAAAACAATAACACAGCAGCAACTCAAGCCAATCGCAAATCAATAGAATAGTTTAGGAATAAAGACTGTTTCTGGAAATGTACTCTGGTATTGATTTTTTGTGTAAGTTCACAATATTGATTCAATACAAGTTGGGTTCTGCTTCTTGGAATTGAAAATGGCTCATTTGGTTCATATTACATAAACTGAAAATGCAAAATAAGCAGGACAATTCAAGAGGGCTGCAACTCTCCCTCAATTCTTGCCTCTTTCTTCTGAAATTTTCTGCTCTCTTTTTTCCTCTCCTTTCCTCTCTTTATCTCCTTTGTCTAACCGACTATTTCTCCTCTCTGAGCCACATCTCTCCTCATTATTGAAGAATTCTCCAATTCCAGTTGTGGTCCCTCTGTTGTGATGATCCCTTGCTCTTTCTCTTACGCCACTTATGGTAAACCCTCCAGATTGATATTGGTGTTCTAACAGATTGATTTATGGTCAACTTGAAAGTAACACCATATCAAATATTGATCCAAGAGTAGTAACTCAACACTATTGTTCTATAGATGTCACAGCCGAAAAGAACTTCTTGCTGCTTTTCTTTTTGTCTACAGTTTAGTTGATGCTGCCACTGATAACGTCATTCCAGAGTATCAAATTACATGGCCTAGTTACATGGAAAGTTGTCTTAAATAAAACTTCAAGGGAGAAGTTTTGGGTTTgagtctctattacatttgtgaaaccttataattaattacttaccaaaaaaaaaaaaaaaaaagagagagaagcatatgcaaaaaaacatatatttgaaACTTCACAGGCTGAAACAGGGCTTGTATTTTATCGGGGCTCCAGCAATGTAACAGTTACTTCATTGGTTGAAGAAGCATCTTGCTTGCCTGTTGAAGAATCTCCTTCAATCAAACTCCTTTCTGCATAAAACCCAGGTTTATTCGGCTTAGGCAGTGCTACATCACTGCTCAACATCAAAACCACAGTTGACATTCTTGGTCTATGTTCTGGACTTTGTTGCACACATAACAAGCCCACATGAATCGAACGCAAAACTTCAGATACATTGCATGAGTCCACTGATTCATCGATCAATTCTTCAGACTTATCATCATTAAACAGTCTCCAAgcctgaaaaattttaaaacaagacTCAGAAGAGACTAAATGAGCATAAGCGAAATGTCATTTGAAATGTACTTACATGCCCAAGAAGGTTGAGCCTGTGATCAGAGTGAGTAAATCCTCTGTTTTTCTTCCCACTGACTATCTCCAAAACCAGTACTCCAAAGCTAAAAACGTCTGATTTAACAGAGAAGAGTCCATCAATTGCATACTCTGGAGACATATAGCCGCTGCAGTGAAGAAAATTGAATACATCTATAAGAAAAGAGTGATACTAGTTTTACAAACAAGC
Encoded proteins:
- the LOC123201863 gene encoding receptor-like serine/threonine-protein kinase SD1-8 → MEKNLTFFFFFYCFSIFIFFTNIHLLLAADTITPGGFIQDGDKLVSSAQRFELGFFSPGQSKSRYLGVWYKQSPEKVVWVANRNNPIPDSSGSLAISDDGNLLLLNGLKGVIWSSNISRKLENPVAQLLDNGNFIVKDNFSSNVSESYLWQSFDSPTDILLPEMKLGRNLKAGFDMYLTAWRSADDPSYGDFTFKLDIHLLSQMVIYNRSVKFARTGPWNGAFYGGIPTKANLLFVPIMVNNQDEYTYRYESFNNPVVMLLKLNNSGMIQWQVWNERTTGWDVVYTAPEGLCGHYRHCGANSVCDNDKTQICECLKGFEPNSQSNQTSFNGCVRHSQLDCKGGDGFIKLDGIKLADLIDVSLNESMSLAECEAKCLNNCSCQAYINSNVTGGGSGCLMWFGDLIDIRKLVENRGTQDIFIRVPASELGTNSSVQSSTDNKNKGNGKPIWTIFIPILTLAMVILGFIVTYVRRSIRSKGEDLLQFDVSMGLDDDHAELTEVKKPGESRSRKEVKLPLFSFASVSAATENFSSTNMLGEGGFGPVYKGTLLKGDQIAVKRLSKRSGQGWEELKNEAILIAKLQHKNLVRLLGCCIEQDEKILIYEYMSNKSLDIFLFDPEKRKLLDWTIRVRIIEGIAQGLLYLHEYSRLRIIHRDLKASNILLDKDMNPKISDFGMARIFGGDELQANTQRIVGTYGYMPPEYALEGVFSIKSDVFSFGVLLLEIISGKKNTGFYQAESVNLLGYAWDKWTNDRALDMMDPVLEDSASEHILPRYVNIGLLCVQENAEDRPSMCDVVSMLMNETATLSSPKQPAFAHVRSQGSSRPSVTRPENCSVNDITVTIMEPR